A section of the Humulus lupulus chromosome 2, drHumLupu1.1, whole genome shotgun sequence genome encodes:
- the LOC133819670 gene encoding pentatricopeptide repeat-containing protein At3g24000, mitochondrial-like has product MNIEPPPPPTPAAGPKSDPRVIHARAIVNGSCDRSLYNNLITLYSKSNHSSYSLRLFHQIPSPNVVSWTSLIAAQSDTFLSLRHFVSMLRHPTLPNQRTLASLFRTCAAVSSLSFGLALHSLSIRLSLSSQPYSGSALVHFYSKSRLPRDARKVFDEIHDRDEVCYAALVVGLAQNSRPIDALSAFYEMISSEVRSTMYSVSGALRSAAELAALEQCRMVHAHAMVTGLGTNAVVGSALIDAYGKSGFVSDARRVFDENLRINIVGWNAMMAAYAQQGDNDSIIKLFTSMEAQGLTPDDYSFLAILSSFSNAGLDIESERWFTRMIEDYKLKPGLEHYTCLVGAFSRAGRLSDAEKIANTMPFEPDAAVWRALLSGCAYHGDADMAWTMAKRLIELNPNDDSAYVIVANVLSSTGRWEEVSEVRKMMKNQRVKKEVGRSWIEVRGKVHEFLAGDHRHEMRDDIYKKLTELMEEIEKLGYVPVWDEMLHEVGEEEKKKALWSHSEKLALAFGIISGAYPPGKAIRIVKNLRICRDCHEAFKFISRVLDREIIVRDVNRYHRFLNGTCTCGGVW; this is encoded by the coding sequence ATGAACATTGAGCCGCCGCCGCCGCCAACACCGGCGGCGGGACCCAAATCCGACCCAAGAGTTATTCACGCACGGGCCATTGTAAATGGTAGCTGTGATCGATCCCTCTACAACAACCTCATTACCCTCTACTCCAAATCAAACCACTCCTCTTACTCTCTCCGCCTCTTCCATCAAATCCCCAGCCCCAATGTCGTTTCCTGGACGTCCCTCATCGCCGCCCAGTCTGACACTTTCCTCTCCCTACGACACTTCGTTTCGATGCTGCGCCACCCGACCCTGCCCAACCAGCGCACCTTGGCTTCCCTCTTCAGGACCTGCGCCGCCGTCTCATCTCTCTCTTTCGGTCTCGCCCTCCACTCTCTTTCCATTAGGCTTTCCCTTTCTTCGCAGCCCTATTCTGGGTCTGCCCTCGTACACTTCTACTCGAAATCTCGTTTGCCACGGGATGCCCGGAAGGTGTTCGACGAAATTCATGACAGAGACGAGGTCTGTTACGCGGCTCTTGTTGTTGGCTTGGCTCAGAATTCTCGCCCTATTGATGCATTGTCGGCCTTTTACGAGATGATATCTAGTGAAGTTCGGTCCACAATGTATAGTGTGTCCGGTGCACTTCGGTCAGCGGCTGAGCTCGCTGCTTTGGAGCAATGTAGGATGGTTCATGCTCACGCCATGGTTACTGGGCTTGGCACGAATGCTGTTGTTGGAAGTGCTTTAATTGATGCATATGGAAAATCCGGATTCGTTTCAGATGCAAGAAGGGTCTTTGATGAGAATTTGAGAATTAACATTGTGGGGTGGAACGCTATGATGGCTGCTTATGCCCAGCAAGGGGATAATGATTCAATTATCAAGCTTTTTACTTCAATGGAAGCTCAAGGACTTACACCAGATGATTATAGCTTCCTAGCAATCCTATCATCGTTTTCGAATGCAGGTTTGGATATTGAGTCAGAGAGATGGTTTACTCGAATGATAGAAGATTACAAGTTGAAGCCGGGGCTGGAGCATTACACATGTTTGGTGGGAGCATTCAGCCGAGCAGGTCGATTATCAGATGCTGAGAAAATTGCCAACACAATGCCATTTGAGCCAGATGCAGCAGTTTGGCGAGCATTGCTTTCCGGTTGTGCTTATCATGGTGATGCCGACATGGCTTGGACCATGGCAAAACGATTGATCGAACTTAACCCAAATGATGACTCAGCCTATGTAATCGTTGCGAATGTGTTATCAAGCACAGGAAGGTGGGAAGAAGTTTCGGAAGTgaggaaaatgatgaaaaatcAGAGGGTGAAGAAGGAAGTGGGGCGTAGTTGGATTGAAGTGCGCGGAAAAGTCCACGAGTTCTTGGCTGGTGACCACAGACACGAAATGAGGGACGATATTTATAAGAAACTGACGGAGTTGATGGAGGAGATAGAGAAGTTGGGGTATGTGCCGGTTTGGGATGAGATGTTGCATGAAGTAGGGGAAGAGGAAAAAAAGAAAGCACTTTGGTCTCACAGTGAAAAGTTGGCACTGGCATTTGGGATCATCAGTGGAGCTTATCCGCCTGGTAAGGCAATAAGGATTGTGAAGAATTTGAGGATTTGTAGGGATTGTCATGAAGCTTTTAAGTTCATTAGTAGAGTTTTGGATAGGGAAATTATTGTGAGGGATGTAAACAGATACCATAGATTTTTGAATGGTACATGTACTTGTGGAGGTGTATGGTAA